In the genome of Magnolia sinica isolate HGM2019 chromosome 2, MsV1, whole genome shotgun sequence, one region contains:
- the LOC131237695 gene encoding UDP-glycosyltransferase 91C1-like, whose protein sequence is MEVEGKLHIVMVPWLAFGHMIPYLELAKCLARMGHRISFLSTPRNIDRLPTVPHDLRPRINLVKLTPPSIDGLPEDAQSTVDVPLDHLRFLEQLLDGLEGPLSSFLEGDPSPDWVIYDMGVYWAPRVAAKYGIPTVFFGPFSAMTLSIIGPPTVLMDPQPVTPEQLTVPPSWVPFPTNVAFPYYTAERLANYSKGRESGSGLTKGQRLGLTVQGSHVAAIRSCQEFEPEWIRLLGELYQKPVFPIGLLSPSIPEIDGKGHDPWVDYKWLDTQKHGSTVYVAFGSELQFSKEQVHELAVGLELSELPFFWAYRGDPSLLPLGFEERTKGRGFVRLGWAPQARLLAHTSIGCFFMHGGWGSSVEGLAFGKPLIMLPMIIDQGLIMRVMVGKKVGVEVPRNERDGSFTWEGVAKSLKLVMGEDEGGPIRSNAREMMKIFANKERDNQYIKDFVDYLIKHKVPDPSA, encoded by the coding sequence ATGGAAGTAGAAGGGAAGCTTCACATTGTTATGGTGCCGTGGCTAGCTTTTGGACACATGATCCCTTATCTAGAGCTGGCCAAGTGCTTAGCTCGAATGGGCCACCGTATCTCCTTCCTCTCCACCCCCAGGAACATCGACAGACTGCCAACTGTCCCTCATGATCTACGTCCCAGGATAAATCTAGTGAAGCTTACCCCACCTTCCATCGATGGCCTACCTGAGGATGCTCAATCCACCGTTGATGTCCCACTTGATCACCTTCGTTTCTTAGAACAGCTGTTAGATGGACTAGAAGGACCCCTATCGTCGTTCCTCGAAGGCGATCCATCACCGGATTGGGTAATCTACGACATGGGTGTTTACTGGGCCCCACGTGTGGCGGCTAAGTATGGGATCCCAACTGTCTTCTTTGGACCGTTCAGCGCAATGACCCTCTCCATCATCGGTCCTCCAACGGTGCTTATGGACCCTCAGCCGGTGACGCCAGAGCAATTAACCGTTCCACCTTCGTGGGTCCCATTCCCTACCAACGTGGCTTTCCCATACTATACAGCGGAACGACTCGCGAACTACAGTAAGGGCCGTGAGTCGGGTTCGGGTTTAACCAAAGGCCAGAGGTTAGGACTCACAGTCCAAGGATCCCATGTCGCGGCTATACGGAGTTGTCAGGAATTCGAACCTGAGTGGATCCGACTCCTTGGCGAGCTTTACCAGAAACCCGTTTTCCCAATAGGTCTGCTTTCGCCGTCCATACCTGAAATCGACGGTAAGGGACATGACCCGTGGGTGGATTATAAGTGGCTTGACACACAAAAGCACGGGTCCACGGTTTATGTTGCATTTGGGAGTGAGTTGCAATTCAGTAAAGAACAAGTGCATGAGTTAGCAGTCGGGTTAGAACTATCCGAATTGCCCTTCTTTTGGGCATATAGGGGGGACCCGAGTCTGCTCCCACTGGGGTTCGAGGAGCGGACCAAGGGCCGTGGATTTGTTCGGttgggatgggccccacaagctagGTTACTGGCACACACGTCCATTGGATGTTTCTTTATGCATGGGGGATGGGGTTCATCCGTCGAGGGTCTTGCTTTCGGGAAGCCGCTTATCATGTTGCCCATGATCATTGATCAAGGGCTGATCATGCGTGTGATGGTAGGAAAGAAGGTTGGAGTCGAGGTGCCAAGGAATGAGAGGGATGGATCTTTCACGTGGGAGGGAGTCGCTAAGTCTCTGAAGCTGGTGATGGGAGAGGATGaaggtgggcccatcagatcCAACGCTAGGGAGATGATGAAGATCTTTGCAAATAAGGAACGGGACAATCAGTACATCAAGGACTTTGTGGATTATCTCATAAAGCATAAAGTCCCAGATCCCTCAGCCTAA
- the LOC131237696 gene encoding uncharacterized protein LOC131237696 has protein sequence MCFDAGRDGNTICSHPDHMLYSYCLCHGELPVDSRKVLLVLLRHLFHIPLLHLLWHDDRVHHTEPPSGSYLCGSFLCTLQPVLWFLHSQTGKSSLTDPHQHHHHYHHRQQHHHHHHQTQAAAAVSLAVPTSFFLAQVETQGGALYSQLSVMPLKSDGSLCIMETLTRSQQGEGMLLFFHLFLSVSFK, from the exons ATGTGTTTTGATGCAGGTCGTGATGGAAATACCATATGTAGCCATCCAGACCACATGCTATACTCTTATTGTCTATGCCATGGTGAGCTTCCAGTGGACAGCCGTAAAGTTCTTCTGGTTCTTCTTCGTCACCTTTTTCACATTCCTCTACTTCACTTACTATGGCATGATGACCGCGTCCATCACACCGAACCACCAAGTGGCAGCTATCTTTGCGGCAGCTTTCTATGCACTCTTCAACCTGTTCTCTGGTTTCTTCATTCCCAGACCGGCAAGTCCTCCCTAACGG ACCCacatcagcatcatcatcattaccaccatcgtcagcaacatcatcatcatcatcatcaaacacAAGCTGCAGCTGCTGTTTCTCTTGCAGTTCCAACCAGCTTCTTTCTAGCTCAGGTGGAAACACAAGGTGGGGCCCTTTACTCCCAGTTGTCTGTAATGCCACTGAAATCTGATGGCTCCCTCTGTATCATGGAAACTCTTACAAGATCACAGCAAGGTGAAGGTATGCTTCTCTTCTTCCATCTCTTCCTTTCAGTTTCTTTTAAATAG